The following are encoded together in the Pseudodesulfovibrio indicus genome:
- a CDS encoding substrate-binding periplasmic protein, with product MNWRIVFFLMLACLVGFGRAGAAADTLRLATVDNLPPYAFLENGKLTGISIDVINELAKRGGFEVRISTLPWARVILGLEEGSLDGAFAAYETEARKRFCLYTGRVHFDELGVAVRADRQFAYTGLESLYGKTVGKGRSVWVSEPFQEAAVTGRIRLVETDDMRMTNIKMLDAGRLDAVIGSPEAMLHYARRLNIAERIVVLPQRMREGIPAYLVLSRTSTLVGKEEWQDRLTRLLDQMNGDGTIQAINRRYGVFGP from the coding sequence ATGAATTGGCGCATCGTTTTCTTCCTGATGTTGGCGTGCCTTGTGGGGTTCGGACGGGCCGGTGCGGCCGCGGACACCCTGCGGCTCGCGACCGTGGACAACCTCCCTCCGTATGCGTTCCTGGAGAACGGGAAACTGACAGGCATTTCCATCGACGTGATCAACGAGCTGGCCAAGCGGGGCGGATTCGAGGTTCGGATCAGTACGCTCCCCTGGGCACGGGTCATACTGGGGCTGGAGGAGGGCTCCCTGGACGGCGCGTTCGCGGCCTATGAGACCGAGGCGCGGAAGCGCTTCTGCCTGTACACCGGCAGGGTCCATTTCGACGAGCTCGGCGTTGCGGTCAGGGCGGACCGGCAGTTTGCCTATACGGGCCTGGAGTCTCTCTACGGGAAGACGGTAGGCAAGGGGCGCAGCGTCTGGGTGAGCGAGCCGTTCCAGGAAGCCGCGGTAACGGGAAGGATTCGTCTCGTGGAGACGGACGACATGCGCATGACCAATATCAAGATGCTCGACGCGGGCAGGCTCGACGCCGTGATCGGCAGCCCCGAGGCGATGCTCCACTATGCCAGGCGGCTGAACATCGCGGAACGGATCGTGGTGCTGCCGCAACGGATGAGAGAGGGAATTCCGGCCTACCTTGTCCTGTCCAGGACGTCCACCCTGGTGGGCAAGGAGGAGTGGCAAGACAGACTGACCCGGCTTCTGGACCAGATGAACGGCGACGGGACCATCCAGGCCATCAACCGCCGTTACGGGGTATTCGGACCCTAG
- the modA gene encoding molybdate ABC transporter substrate-binding protein, translated as MKRIVSLVLAICLLIPNAALAADLFLAQAANFTPVLKEIIPLFEKATGFQVDATYASTGKLYGQIVNNAPYDILLAADEKRPDKLYADGLAEKPFVYAKGQVVLWSANKDFCGDDWKATVQNAAVKRVSIANTETAPYGTSSMKAMQAVGVWDTVQPKLVFGQSISQAFQFASTGAADAGFCAYSSVFTEEGKKGCFTVVDEAPPVVQAACILKSAPHPEAAKKFVEFLNTPEVQALKLKYGYK; from the coding sequence ATGAAAAGGATCGTTTCGCTGGTTTTAGCAATCTGCCTGCTCATCCCCAACGCGGCCTTGGCCGCGGACCTGTTCCTGGCCCAGGCCGCCAACTTCACCCCGGTCCTCAAGGAGATCATCCCCCTGTTCGAGAAGGCCACCGGGTTCCAGGTGGACGCCACCTACGCCTCCACCGGCAAGCTGTACGGCCAGATCGTCAACAACGCGCCTTACGACATACTGCTGGCCGCCGACGAGAAGCGCCCCGACAAGCTTTACGCCGACGGGCTGGCCGAGAAGCCGTTCGTCTACGCCAAGGGCCAGGTGGTCCTGTGGTCCGCCAACAAGGATTTCTGCGGTGACGACTGGAAGGCGACCGTGCAGAACGCCGCCGTCAAGCGCGTGTCCATCGCCAACACCGAGACCGCGCCCTACGGCACTTCTTCCATGAAGGCCATGCAGGCCGTGGGCGTATGGGACACGGTCCAGCCCAAGCTGGTCTTCGGCCAGTCCATCTCCCAGGCGTTCCAGTTCGCCTCCACCGGCGCCGCCGACGCGGGTTTCTGCGCCTACTCCTCCGTCTTCACCGAAGAGGGCAAGAAGGGCTGCTTCACTGTGGTCGACGAGGCCCCGCCGGTCGTCCAGGCCGCCTGCATTCTGAAGTCCGCCCCCCATCCCGAGGCGGCCAAGAAGTTCGTGGAATTCCTGAACACCCCCGAGGTTCAGGCCCTGAAGCTCAAGTACGGATACAAGTAA
- the modB gene encoding molybdate ABC transporter permease subunit encodes MDWTPLILSAKLAFWTMLLIPVLASPMASLLAFGRFRGKSVLDAIITLPMVMPPTVLGFALLVVMGPRGVIGATWEDVTGDRLVFSFSAILIASLVFNLPFAVQPLRASLEKLDPRLLESAAVLGLSPLAAFFRIVLPNCLGGLAAASILVFAHSLGEFGVILMVGGSIPGQTQVASVAIFEAVEALRFNDAFLMSAALVPVCFAVLMIINKINARRT; translated from the coding sequence ATGGATTGGACGCCACTGATCCTCTCGGCCAAGCTGGCCTTCTGGACCATGTTGCTGATTCCTGTCCTGGCCTCCCCGATGGCCAGCCTGCTGGCCTTCGGGAGGTTCAGGGGAAAAAGCGTCCTGGACGCGATCATCACCCTGCCCATGGTCATGCCGCCCACGGTGCTCGGTTTCGCTCTGCTGGTGGTCATGGGACCCCGGGGCGTGATCGGCGCGACGTGGGAGGACGTCACCGGGGACCGTCTGGTCTTCAGCTTCTCGGCCATCCTGATAGCCTCCCTGGTCTTCAACCTGCCGTTCGCGGTCCAGCCCCTGCGGGCCTCCCTGGAGAAGCTCGATCCCCGGCTGCTGGAGAGCGCGGCGGTGCTCGGCCTGTCGCCCCTGGCCGCCTTCTTCCGGATCGTCCTGCCCAACTGCCTCGGCGGCCTGGCGGCGGCGTCCATCCTGGTCTTCGCCCACAGCCTGGGCGAGTTCGGGGTGATCCTGATGGTCGGCGGATCCATCCCGGGCCAGACCCAGGTCGCCTCGGTGGCCATCTTCGAGGCCGTGGAAGCGCTGCGTTTCAACGACGCCTTTCTCATGTCCGCCGCCCTGGTCCCGGTCTGTTTCGCGGTGCTCATGATAATCAACAAGATCAATGCGAGGCGCACATGA
- a CDS encoding ATP-binding cassette domain-containing protein has protein sequence MMLRAEMKKRLKHFDLDLDFTCKPGEITAVIGPSGAGKTTLIRLLAGLEKPDGGRISFGDMVWADPAKRVFVPARKRGLSLVFQDYTLFPHLNIRKNVAFAAPDDSRVDELMSMFGIRHLAASKPTAISGGERQRAAFCQALAREPVLLLLDEPFSALDVANRRNLRACLKELKGDLSIPILHVTHDLDEALFLGDSIMAVEQGKISPDWLREQRVIQRRMTESGLSRDGSERELREPEEPHTLRRAMLGCG, from the coding sequence ATGATGCTCCGTGCCGAAATGAAAAAGCGGCTCAAGCACTTCGACCTGGACCTCGACTTCACCTGCAAGCCGGGCGAGATCACGGCGGTGATCGGTCCGTCCGGCGCGGGCAAGACCACCCTGATCCGGCTGCTGGCCGGGCTGGAGAAGCCCGACGGGGGGAGAATCTCTTTCGGGGACATGGTCTGGGCCGATCCCGCCAAGCGGGTCTTCGTGCCCGCACGCAAGCGGGGACTGAGCCTGGTCTTCCAGGACTACACCCTGTTCCCCCACCTGAACATCCGCAAGAACGTGGCCTTTGCCGCGCCGGACGACAGTCGGGTGGACGAACTGATGTCCATGTTCGGCATCCGCCATCTGGCCGCGAGCAAACCCACGGCCATCTCCGGGGGCGAGCGCCAGCGCGCCGCCTTCTGTCAGGCCCTGGCCCGCGAGCCGGTGCTGCTCCTCCTGGACGAGCCGTTCTCGGCCCTGGACGTGGCCAACCGGCGCAACCTGCGCGCCTGCCTCAAGGAGTTGAAGGGCGATCTGAGCATCCCCATCCTGCACGTCACCCACGACCTGGACGAGGCCCTGTTCCTGGGCGATTCGATCATGGCAGTGGAGCAGGGCAAGATCTCGCCGGACTGGCTGCGGGAGCAGCGGGTCATCCAGCGGCGCATGACCGAATCCGGCCTTTCGCGGGACGGTTCGGAGCGCGAGCTGCGCGAACCGGAGGAACCGCATACCCTCCGGCGGGCCATGCTCGGCTGCGGATGA